In Nocardioides sp. zg-1228, a single window of DNA contains:
- a CDS encoding ABC transporter ATP-binding protein, with the protein MSQTPAVVVRDLHVRFGDVEAVSGVDLSAGSGRATALLGRNGAGKSTTMKVLAGVVPPTSGQVTVAGHDAATDVLGVKRAVGYCPDVGGLVPRATPFEHLQLSARLRRLEAWEERGRDLLERFELGDVAHRVVGGFSHGMSRRLSVVLAALHEPSVLLLDEPFDGVDPLGVEATLEVVADARARGACVLLSTHLRDLALEACGDAVVLRGGNRVAAMQAADLTGEAYRALLD; encoded by the coding sequence GTGAGCCAGACCCCAGCCGTCGTCGTCCGAGACCTGCACGTCCGCTTCGGAGACGTCGAGGCGGTCTCCGGCGTCGACCTGTCCGCGGGCAGCGGCCGCGCCACCGCGCTCCTGGGCCGCAACGGCGCCGGCAAGTCGACCACCATGAAGGTGCTCGCCGGGGTCGTGCCGCCGACCTCCGGTCAGGTCACCGTCGCGGGCCACGACGCCGCGACCGACGTCCTCGGCGTCAAGCGCGCGGTCGGCTACTGCCCCGACGTCGGTGGACTGGTGCCGCGCGCCACGCCGTTCGAGCACCTCCAGCTCAGCGCCCGCCTGCGCCGGCTGGAGGCGTGGGAGGAGCGCGGCCGCGACCTGCTCGAACGCTTCGAGCTGGGCGACGTCGCCCACCGCGTGGTCGGCGGCTTCAGCCACGGCATGAGCCGCCGGCTCAGCGTGGTCCTCGCCGCGCTCCACGAGCCCTCCGTCCTGCTGCTCGACGAGCCCTTCGACGGCGTCGATCCCCTCGGTGTCGAGGCGACCCTCGAGGTCGTCGCCGACGCGCGCGCCCGCGGCGCCTGCGTCCTCCTCTCCACCCACCTGCGCGACCTGGCCCTCGAGGCCTGCGGCGACGCGGTCGTGCTGCGCGGCGGCAACCGGGTCGCCGCGATGCAGGCCGCCGACCTCACCGGCGAGGCCTATCGTGCGCTCCTCGACTGA